A window of the Myripristis murdjan chromosome 15, fMyrMur1.1, whole genome shotgun sequence genome harbors these coding sequences:
- the fignl1 gene encoding fidgetin-like protein 1 produces MSGAHLDEWQRRSFDISSGTCTPEQTADTYRAHILSIQYAWASSQLSQAGMASLLRTYSERYAAVLDSDDPRTGLNNYAESALHLARSQRNYSDKWESSLTVGSVLELPCVQKMIQAGTEGGDSPVAPADVNISVGQQSRGSSLSAPFTGVRAEPPLFKSAAPPQPKTESNSMAGNPLGSAAERPRGSDGMSSVPSSLSRPPARAQPVFGHSSSVPPQGNQGPAGATQNYQSSFFPTSNQTKRKNFYSTNGGEGGRGAHGGQSNLEPRVGNNFKTAREQLIVDQQKKHSHQPQRGQPPGMAAVVKKSLGANRPRGTFSKFVSPMPRQEEEDEGGMGHGSGQEPQILDERLKNFEPKIVELIMSEIMDHGPPVAWDDIAGLEFAKATIKEIVVWPMLRPDIFTGLRGPPKGILLFGPPGTGKTLIGKCIACQSGATFFSISASSLTSKWVGEGEKMVRALFAIARCHQPAVIFIDEIDSLLSQRTDGEHDSSRRIKTEFLVQLDGAATAAEDRILVVGATNRPQEIDEAARRRLAKRLYIPLPEAAARQQIVTNLMAWEKNQLREEELESVVARTEGFSGADMTQLCREAALGPIRSIQLSDITTITPDQVRPILHSDFQEALKTVRPSVSPKDLELYEEWNKTFGCGR; encoded by the coding sequence ATGAGTGGCGCACACCTGGACGAGTGGCAGAGGAGGTCCTTTGACATTTCATCTGGCACCTGCACACCTGAACAGACGGCAGACACCTACCGGGCGCACATCCTCTCCATTCAGTATGCATGGGCAAGCTCCCAGCTCTCTCAGGCCGGGATGGCCAGCCTGCTCAGGACCTACTCGGAGCGCTACGCCGCAGTGCTGGACTCGGACGACCCTCGCACAGGGCTCAACAACTATGCAGAGAGCGCGCTGCACCTGGCCCGCAGTCAGAGGAACTACAGCGACAAATGGGAGTCGTCCCTGACCGTGGGGAGCGTGCTGGAGCTGCCGTGCGTGCAGAAGATGATTCAGGCAGGGACGGAGGGAGGAGACTCCCCGGTGGCACCAGCAGATGTTAACATATCTGTTGGACAACAGAGCCGAGGCAGCTCCCTGTCTGCTCCCTTCACCGGAGTCAGGGCGGAGCCTCCATTATTCAAGTCGGCAGCCCCCCCGCAACCTAAAACAGAGAGTAACAGCATGGCCGGTAATCCTCTGGGTAGTGCTGCGGAGAGGCCAAGAGGCTCTGATGGGATGTCAAGTGTTCCCAGTTCACTCTCCCGACCCCCTGCACGTGCTCAGCCTGTGTTTGGTCACTCCTCGTCGGTTCCTCCACAGGGAAACCAAGGCCCTGCTGGTGCCACACAAAACTACCAGTCCTCCTTCTTCCCCACCTCCAACCAAACCAAGCGGAAGAATTTCTACAGCACaaatggaggggaggggggcaggggggcGCACGGAGGTCAGAGCAACCTTGAGCCACGAGTAGGAAATAACTTCAAAACGGCTCGTGAGCAGCTCATTGTCGatcaacagaaaaaacattCCCATCAGCCCCAGAGAGGTCAGCCCCCCGGGATGGCGGCAGTTGTGAAGAAATCCCTGGGCGCCAACAGGCCTCGAGGGACGTTCTCTAAATTTGTGTCACCTATGCcaaggcaggaggaggaggacgaaggCGGGATGGGCCACGGCTCCGGTCAAGAGCCCCAGATTCTGGATGAGCGCCTGAAAAACTTTGAGCCCAAAATAGTTGAGCTGATCATGAGCGAGATCATGGACCACGGCCCTCCTGTGGCCTGGGACGACATCGCTGGCCTGGAGTTCGCCAAGGCCACCATAAAGGAGATCGTGGTGTGGCCCATGCTGCGGCCGGACATCTTCACAGGGCTGCGCGGTCCACCCAAAGGCATCCTCTTGTTCGGACCCCCGGGGACGGGCAAAACGCTCATAGGGAAGTGTATAGCTTGCCAGTCAGGCGCCACCTTTTTCAGCATCAGTGCCTCATCACTCACATCCAAGTGGGTGGGCGAGGGAGAAAAAATGGTGCGAGCCCTGTTTGCCATCGCCCGTTGCCACCAGCCGGCGGTCATCTTCATTGACGAGATCGACTCGCTGCTGTCCCAGAGGACAGACGGCGAGCACGACTCATCACGCAGGATAAAGACCGAGTTCTTGGTTCAACTGGACGGGGCAGCCACGGCGGCAGAGGACCGAATCCTCGTGGTGGGCGCCACCAACCGGCCTCAGGAGATCGATGAGGCGGCCCGGCGCCGTCTGGCAAAGAGGCTGTACATCCCCCTGCCTGAAGCCGCCGCTCGACAGCAGATAGTCACCAACCTCATGGCGTGGGAGAAGAACcagctgagagaggaggagctggagagcgTGGTGGCGCGGACGGAGGGCTTCTCGGGAGCCGATATGACCCAGCTGTGTCGAGAGGCGGCGCTGGGTCCCATCCGCAGCATCCAGCTCAGTGACATCACCACTATCACCCCCGACCAGGTGCGTCCCATCCTGCATAGCGATTTCCAGGAGGCCCTGAAAACCGTCCGGCCCAGTGTGTCGCCGAAAGACCTGGAGCTGTACGAGGAGTGGAACAAGACTTTTGGATGTGGACGCTGA